From the Polaribacter gangjinensis genome, the window CAAATCTCCAAAAGCATTCAACGATTCTCCTGGCTGAAGCACATTTCCTGTAATGCCCGAAACTTGTGCATTTTGATAAATTCTAGTAAAAAAAGGAATATAGGTAATGATATCCAATTTGTTTGTCAAACCATATTCGCCATACAAACTCAATGTAAAATTTCCACGAGTGGCATTTGGGTCAATTTCGCCAGTATTGGTATAATGTTGGTCTGCAACTAACGACCAAGCAGCCAATTTGTAATACGCTTTTCCTTTGCCATTGGTCCATTGAGAAAAACTTTGCTGAAACATGAGCATACATCCTACTGCAAAAACTACCTGTATTTGTTTCATATATTTTATTTATCTATGATTTGAGCTTTTCCTGTCAAAATAGCAAAGGGTCTGCACCATTGTACCAAATATTTATAGTCATTCAATCCCACATTTGATATATTGTAGGTAAATGCACCAGTATAATGCGCGCCATCAGCATCATCATAGGCATCAATTTGCAATGCGCTTGCTAATGAATTTGGATTGTTTGTTAAGAATAAGGCAAAACCAGGCAAACTAGTGTCAGCCACATAATTGCTAGCCAATTCAATTTTGATGCCGGTTGAAGTTTTTGTAATTTCAAAATCGCCAGCAGCTTTGTAAGAAGTTGTTTTTGAAAAGGTTCCTTTTTTAGGATTGTCAATAATAATGGAGTTATTTGCAACTACTTCAATTGTTTGGGAGTCAGTTAAATCTCCCATTTTTCCAGTAGCTTTTGCAGTGATGATTGCTGTTCCTTCTGAGTTTGCTATGACACTTGATGTTGTTGCATCTATTGATAAAACACTTGGGTTTGAACTGCTCCAAATAAAAGTGTTGTTTTCTAGTTCGCCAACATTATTAAAAAATGACGCTTCTAAAGTTGCTATTTCTCCCACTTTTAGAGTAGTAAAACTACTGATGATTCTCACTTCTTCTGCAACTGAATCATCAATGATGTCTTCTTCAATACACGCAGAAAATGCCAAAACACTGAAAAGCACTACAATTTTTAATTTTTTCATGATTGCCCAATTTTAGTAATATCTCTAAAGTCGAGATTCGTTTGGCATCATTACATTGAATATACTAATTTAATAAATCCAGTTTTAATTTGCTCTTTCCTATTTACCCTCTAATTATATGTTACTGTTTTTTATCTGAAAATTATAATTACACCACCTACAATAAGAAAAATGATAATACCCCAACTATTAATGTTACTCAAATTTGTAAATATATTTATGTTATTATCCTTTTCCTTAAATAGCTTTATAAACATATATACAAAACCAATTACAACCATTAAAATACCCGTATAAAAATCACCTGACATAATTATTGTTAGTAAAAGAGTTTATTACAAATGATTTACCCGATAGCGAAGATTTTTAATCCTTACACACAACGATTTTTAAATTCGAGCAATCGGGTGTTCTGCTTTTTGTCATTCTGTTTTTTTAAAAAAAAATATGCTTACGTTTTACGTGTATAGAAAGTTGCGATTTTGACAAAGAGGAATTTCAAACGGAAATTCTGAAGTTGGCAAAGAAGCAACAACCTTTGGTAAAGCTAAAAATAGCAATTTTTTATACACGTTTATGTAAAACGTTTTTTATTTTCCAAATCCAATGTTCGGTTTTTCTTGTTTTATGCTTTGCTTTAATTCCGTATATTTTTGTTCAAATTCATCTTTCGAAATTGCATCAATTGATTTTAACCATTTAAAATTATTCAGTTGACTTTCATAACTCAAATTTTCATCAACAATCGCATAATTCTCTTTTAAAAATTCATTTCTTGATTTCATTAATTCAGACAAAAATTGGTCAGTTGCAGTTTTACTTGGAATATTCTTGTGAATATAAATGTAACTGTCATTTGTAAGCCTTATTTTCCAAAAATCTTGTTTAGACAAATAGTAAATTACCAAAAATGCAACTCCAATTCCAGCCCAAATTAGTCCAGCAAATTTTTCTCCAGTTCCACCTCTAAATAGACTTATTTGTGTTGCAATTGCAATTAAAAAAAATACACCAGCAGCCATTAATAAAATATTATTAGTTGATTTTTGAGAAACTTTTTCTCCGTTCAAATTTTCAAATGGAATATCAATTTCATTTCCATTTCCGAATTTTGAGATAGTATAAAATAATTTTGAGTCCGTAATTCTTAATTCACGTTTTACAAAGTTCTTGTTCTGTATTAATTCTCTCATTTTTTCACAAATGTTTTACAAAGGGTTAATAAACGCAAGTTTATGTGACTTTTTAAAATTATTTAAACTCACAATTTCTCTCCACCAAAATAACTCTTTTTTTTAAAATCAATCCAATTATTTCATTTTATTTGCTAACTTTACTTTTCTTAGAAACAAGCCCTGCTTGGGTTGTATGGCAACTTAACCTTCTTCTTTGTTGAGGTTTCATTTTAAAATACTAGTACTTTTCCAAAAATAATGTAGTATATTGCAATAAATTATCTAGATAATTCATGCAAATAATCTAGATAATTTGTTTCAAAGCTGTGCTGCAATGATTTCAAAGCTGCTCTGCAATGGTTTAAAAGCAGTGCTTCAATGACATGAAAGCAGTGCTGCAATTTTTAGTACACTTTACAATAATACATTACATCATCAATATATCAATCATACACATGGCATTGCAATACAGAGTTACCAAACGAACCAATAGTATACAAAACAAAAAAGAACAATTTATCATGCAAGCCATTCACACAGGCATTGTAGATGCTGATACCATGAGTAGGGCAATTAGCAATGAGTGTACCTTGCATGAAGCAGATATCAAAGCTGTTTTGGTGGCTTTGGGCAAAAAACTAGATTTTTATCTTTCTGATGGTAAAGTGGTGGATTTAGAATTTATTGGGAAATTTAAAATCGGATTTCAGTGCAAAGCAGTTGATGAAGCCGAAACTTTATCGCCTACAAAACATATTAAAAAGTTTCATATCAATTATCAGCCTTCTAAAAAATTAAAACAAGCTTTAAGAGTAGGATACAAAGTCAGAAAAGAAAAAGCTTCTTAAAAAAATAGCGACTGTCTTGTTTCTAGTTGAGGTTTGTTTTTTTTTAAGTACATTTAAAAACTTAAATTGATTTTTTATGAAAATTCAGCAGTTCTTCTTAATAATTCTTTTTTTATCCATCACAAATGTATTCTCTCAAGAAAATTATGTAGGTGATGGCCCTTTCAATCAGCTAATTATTAGAGGTGTTACCTTAATTAATGGAGATGGAGCGCCACCAGTTGGCCCTGTTGATATTGTGGTTGAAAACAACAAAATTGTTGCCATTGAAGTAGTGGGTTTTCCTGGAGTAGCAATCAATCAAAATAATCGTCCCAAATTGAAAAATGGGGGCAAAGAATTGGATGGAACTGGTATGTATTTATTGCCAGGATTTGTAGATATGCATGGTCATATAGGTGGCAATGCGCAAGGAGCCAGCCCTGAATATGTATTTAAATTGTGGATGGCGCACGGAATTACTACCATAAGACAACCAAGTGGAAGATCGGTTGCCGAAGTCAACGATTTGAAACTGAAAAGCGAAAAAAATGAAATTGTTGCCCCTAGAATTTTTGGCTATACTGGTTTTGGACAAGGTGCTAAAAGTCCGATTTCAACCAAAGAACAAGCCATAGCTTGGGTGAGAGAAAATGCCAAAAAAGGCGCAGATGGAATCAAGTTTTTTGGTGCTGAACCAGAAATAATGAAAGCTGCTTTAGAAGAAAATAAAAAGTTGGGTTTGGGCTCAGCCTGTCATCACGCGCAATTGAGTGTGGCACGTTGGAATGTATTGCATTCTGCAAGAGCAGGTTTAACATCTATGGAACATTGGTATGGTTTGCCAGAAGCCTTGTTTGAAGATAAAACCGTTCAAAACTATCCTTTAGATTACAATTATCAGAATGAACAACATCGTTTTGAAGAAGCAGGAAAATTGTGGGAACAAGCTGCAAAACCCTATTCTAAACATTGGTATTCAGTGATGAATGAATTGATTTCATTGGATTTTACGATAGTCCCAACTTTCAATATTTATGAGGCTAGTAGAGATTTGCACAAAGCCAGAAGAGCAGAATGGCATGAAGATTATACGTTGCCCTCTTTGTGGAAATTTTATGAACCAAGCAAAGTTTCACACGGGTCTTATTGGCACGATTGGGGAACTGAACAAGAAGTTGCTTGGAAAAAAAATTATCAATTATGGATGACTTTTATCAATGAATATAAAAATAAAGGAGGAAGAGTTACCACAGGTTCTGATTCAGGATTCATTTATCAATTGTATGGATTTGCCTACATACGTGAGTTGGAATTGTTGCGCGAAGCAGGTTTTCATCCGTTAGAAATTATACGTTCAGCCACTTTAAATGGTGCAGAAGCATTGGGTTGGGCAGATAAAATAGGTTCAGTACAAATCGGAAAATTGGCAGATTTTGTAATTGTTGAAGAAAATCCATTGCAGAATTTAAAAGTGTTGTATGGAACAGGAGCAGTTCGTTTAACAGCAGATAATCAAGTAGTAAGAGTTGGAGGTGTAAAATACACCATCAAAGACGGCGTTATTTACGACGCAAAAAAATTATTGGCGGATGTAAAGAAAATGGTGGATGCTGAGAAAACCAAGCTGAATTGGAAATTAAAACAGCCTGGTTTTCAAGATTAATTTTTATACCAAATATTTTTTAAAAAACGCAATCGTTCTTTCCCAAGACAAATCAGCAGCAGCCTTGTCAAATCTTGGCGTGGAATTGTTGTGAAATCCGTGGTTTACATTAGGATAAAAATGTGCTTCGTACACACTGTTATTTTCTTTCAATACTTTCTCAAAAGCTGGCCAACCTGCATTCACTCTTTTGTCTAAATCTGCATAATGCAATAACAAAGGCGTTTTTATTTTTTTGGCATCTTCATCAGAAGCTTGTCTGCCATAATAAGGCACAGCCGCTTTTAAATCAGGGATTTTTACAGCCATCATGTTGGATATCCATCCACCAAAACAGAATCCAACAACCCCAATTTTCCCATTGCAATTCGGATGTTTTTTCAAATATTCAAATGCAGCAATAAAATCTTCCAACATTTCTTGTTGATTTCTTTTGCTTTGCATGGCTCTTCCATCATCATCATTACCAGGATAACCACCTAAAGGCGATAAGGCATCTGGAGCTAAAGAAATGAAATTTTCAATAGCAGCTCTTCTGCATACATCTTCAATATACGGGTTCAAACCACGATTTTCATGCACCACAATGATTCCCGGTAATTTGTTTTTGGCATCTTTTGACATGGAAAGTAATCCTTTAATAGTGCCTCCACCTTTGGGAGAATCATAAGAGATATAGCCTGAATTCAACCTTGGATCATCCGTTTTTATCAATAAGTTTTCAATATAATTTGGAGAAATAAAACTCAACAAAGCTGGCAATGTAATAGCACCCACTGCAAAAAGTGATAGTTTTTCTAAAAATTCTTTTCGCGTAATTTTATTGTGTGCATAGTCATCATACAAATCAAAAACCTCTTGACTGATGTCTTCTTTGGTAAGTTGTTTCATGGGAGTTATTTTAAGGTTTCAAGATACACTTTTTTTGAATTGGATGAAAAAAATGTAAGACACGAATTTCAAGAATCAAAATTTCTACTTTGTGTGTTTTGTAACTCCTTTGTGAACCTCTGTGACTTCCCTGTCTGTGGCAGGCAGGTTTGTGTCACTTTGTGTAATAGCTGTAACACAAAATACGCAAAGAAGACACAAAAAACACAAAGAGTTCATTATATAAATGTATTTTTTTGATATTCAAATTTATATATCAAACTCTAGTTAATTACATATTTCTTCGGTATTGACCCCCCACTTCAAACAAGGCATCTGTAATTTGTCCTAGAGAACAAATTTTGGTAATTTCCATCAATTTTTCAAATAAGTTTTCATTTTGAATGGCAGCTTCTTGCATAGAAGTCAACTGTTTTTGAGCCGTTTTTTCAAAAGCTTTATTCAGGTTTTTTTTGGTTTTTATTTGATATTGCTTTTCAGTTTCTGTAGCTCTGATGACTTCTGCAGGCAACACTGTAGGCGATCCTTTGGAACTTAAAAAAGTATTGACACCAATAATTGGAAACTCGCCATTGTGTTTCAACGTTTCGTAATATAAACTTTCTTCCTGAATTTTTGAACGTTGATACATGGTTTCCATAGCGCCTAAAACGCCACCTCTTTCTGTGATTTTATCGAATTCTTGCAAAACAGCTTCTTCCACTAAATCTGTCAATTCTTCAATAATGAATGCGCCTTGAATCGGATTTTCATTTTTTGCCAAACCTAATTCTTTGTTGATAATCAATTGAATGGCCATAGCTCTTCTTACAGATTCTTCAGTTGGAGTGGTAATTGCCTCATCATACGCATTGGTATGTAACGAATTGCAATTGTCATAGATGGCATACAAAGCTTGCAAGGTTGTTCTGATATCATTGAAATCAATTTCTTGTGCATGTAATGAACGTCCAGAAGTTTGAATATGATATTTCAACATTTGCGCTCTTTCATTGGCTCCGTATTTATATTTTAAGGCTTTTGCCCAAATTTTACGAGCCACTCTTCCAATTACTGCATATTCTGGGTCAATTCCATTTGAAAAGAAAAAGGATAAATTAGGTCCAAATTTGTTGATGTCCATGCCACGTGACAAATAATACTCAACATAGGTAAATCCATTTGCCAATGTAAAAGCCAATTGCGTTATAGGGTTTGCGCCAGCTTCCGCAATATGATATCCAGAAATTGAAACCGAATAAAAATTACGCACCTGTTTTTCAATAAAATATTCTTGCACATCACCCATCAAACGCAATGCAAATTCCGTAGAAAAAATACAGGTATTTTGAGCTTGATCTTCTTTTAAAATATCCGCTTGAACGGTTCCTCTAACTTGTGCTAAAGTTTCTTTTTTGATGGTTTCATATACGTCTTTTGGCAATACCAAATCTCCAGTAACGCCCAAAAGCAGCAATCCTAAACCATTATTTCCTTCAGGTAAATCACCTTGATATGTTGGTCTTTCTAAATCGTTGTCATCGTAAATTTCTTTCAGTTTCGCATCAACCAAATGTTCTAATTGATGTTCTTTGATGTATTTTTCACAATTTTGATCAATGGCAGCATTCATAAAAAATCCTAACAACATAGGAGCAGGGCCATTGATGGTCATGGATACAGAAGTCATTGGATGACTTAAATCAAAACCAGAATACAATTTTTTAGCATCATCCAAACAGCAAATAGAAACTCCTGCATTTCCGATTTTTCCATAAATATCAGGTCTGTGACCAGGATCATTTCCATAAAGAGTTACCGAATCAAAAGCGGTTGATAAGCGTTTGGCGTCCATTCCTAAACTCACATAATGAAAACGTCTGTTGGTTCTTTCAGGGCCACCTTCGCCTGCAAACATTCGTGTTGGGTCTTCTCCAGTTCTTTTAAAAGGATACAAACCTGCTGTAAAAGGAAATTCTCCAGGAACATTTTCTTGTAAATTCCAACGTAAAATATCGCCCCAAGCTTGGTATTTTGGCAAAGCCACTTTTGGAATCGCTGATTGTGATAACGATTTGGAATGTGTTTCAATATTGATTTCTTTGTCGCGAACTTTAAACGTGTACAAAGGATTTTTATAACGTTGAACTTTCTCTGACCAATTTAATATAAGTTCCCAATTTAGGGGATCTAAATTGAGTTTTACTTTGTCAAATTGCGCCAATAAAAGTTTGATAAATTCTTTGTCATTCTGAGCTTGTCTTAGAATCTCATCTTCATCCAATCCAGTTTTAATAAGAAGAGATTGCTTCGTTTCACTCGCAATGACAGAAAGTATCGTTTGATAAATGCCATATAATTTTTGAGCAACCACAACTTGGTCAGTTACTTTGTGGTCATAGGTTCTATTATTTTCGGCAATTTCAGATAAATAACGCACTCTACTTGGCGGAATTACAAAGATTTTTTCAGACATTTCTTTGGTGATTTTCATCTGAGATTTTAAATCTGCATTTGTTTTTTCAACCAATTTGTCCATGATGGCTTTGTACAACGCATTCATGCCAGGATCATTGAATTGCGATGCAATGGTACCAAAAATAGGCAAATCATCCATAGGAGTTTCCCACAAATTATGATTGCGCATGTATTGTTTTTTTACATCACGCAAGGCATCTAAAGCGCCTCTTTTATCAAATTTATTGATGGCAACCAAATCTGCAAAATCCAACATATCAATTTTTTCTAATTGAGTTGCAGCACCAAATTCGGGGGTCATCACATACAAAGAAGTATCAGAATGTTCGATAATTTCGGTATCAGATTGCCCAATTCCCGAAGTTTCTAAAATGATCAAATCAAATGCAGCCGCTTTCAATACTTGCACAGCTTCATGTACATATTTAGACAATGCCAAATTCGATTGACGCGTTGCCAAAGAACGCATGTAAACTCTAGGATTGTCAATTGCGTTCATGCGAATTCTATCGCCTAAAAGTGCACCACCTGTTTTTCTTTTTGACGGATCAACAGAAATAATTCCGATGGTTTTTTCAGGAAAATCAATCAAAAATCTTCGAACCAATTCATCAACCAAACTACTTTTTCCTGCGCCACCTGTACCTGTAATTCCGAGAATAGGAGAAGTCACACCCAAACTTAAAGAGGGGGAGTTCCAATCTTTATTAAAAATTTTATGAAAATCTTCCTGATTATTTTCTGCTAAAGAAATTAATCGTGCAATGGTGTTTACATCTTTATTTTTTAGGTTTTCTAAAACCTTCTCACTGCCTAATGCAATCAACCAATCTCCATCTTCATTACAAACTTTTCTATCATTTTTTGATTCTGATGAGAGTTCCTTCCCTTTGGGAAGGCTAGGATGGGCTTCTTCAGCTTTTTGTACCAAATCATTAATCATTCCTTGTAAACCCATTTCACGACCATCATCAGGTGCGTAAATTCTGGTAATTCCATAATCCATCAATTCTTTAATTTCTTCAGGAAGAATTACACCTCCACCACCACCAAAAATTTTGATGTGACCTGCACCTTTTTCTTGCAATAAATCGTACATGAATTTGAAATATTCATTGTGTCCACCTTGATAAGAAGTCATAGCAATGGCATTTACATCTTCTTGGATGGCGCAATTCACAACTTCTTCTACACTTCTGTCATGTCCTAAATGAATGACTTCCACGCCTGTAGCTTGAATAATTCTGCGCATGATATTGATAGCTGCATCATGACCATCAAATAGTGAAGCTGCAGTTACAATTCTTACTTTATGTTTGGGATTGTAAGGTAGTATTTGTTCCATTCGTAAAAAAAGTGTAAATTTAGGCTTGCAATTTACAGAATTTTCAAAAAATTATCACAATTATTATTGATTACTAACTGTTAATTTAATGACAAAGATTTTACATTGTTTTTTAGATTCTTAGCTATTTTTTATCTTTACAATACATTTTTCAATGGAATATTTATCAAGTAAATGGCATGCTTATTGATGATTTTTCATCAAATATTCTTGTTAAAAAAACGAATAATAATCGTCATTAAAATACATAAATCATGAAAAAACATATAATTTTATTCACAGCAGTAATTCTTTTAAGTGCTTGTAGCGCTATAAAAGTTACTACAGATTACGATATTCAAGTAGATTTTACCAAATACAAAACATTTGCTTTTTACAAACCTAGTATTGATAAAGCAGATGTGTCTGATTTGGATAAAAAACGAATTTTAAGAGCTTTAGAGACAGAATTGCTAGCAAAAGGATTTATAAAATCTGAAAATCCAGACATGTTGGTAAGTTTTTTTACAAAATCAAGAGAACGAGTGGATGTAAATCAGAGTAATGTTGGTTTTGGCTGGGGCTGGGGCTGGGGTTGGAATCCTTGGATGATGAATG encodes:
- a CDS encoding DUF4136 domain-containing protein, with the protein product MKKHIILFTAVILLSACSAIKVTTDYDIQVDFTKYKTFAFYKPSIDKADVSDLDKKRILRALETELLAKGFIKSENPDMLVSFFTKSRERVDVNQSNVGFGWGWGWGWNPWMMNGGMNNVNVSQFTEGTLFVDFIDKEKKELIWQGIGTGALRNENRDKKEERIKEFVKEIVSRFPPEKK
- a CDS encoding methylmalonyl-CoA mutase family protein gives rise to the protein MEQILPYNPKHKVRIVTAASLFDGHDAAINIMRRIIQATGVEVIHLGHDRSVEEVVNCAIQEDVNAIAMTSYQGGHNEYFKFMYDLLQEKGAGHIKIFGGGGGVILPEEIKELMDYGITRIYAPDDGREMGLQGMINDLVQKAEEAHPSLPKGKELSSESKNDRKVCNEDGDWLIALGSEKVLENLKNKDVNTIARLISLAENNQEDFHKIFNKDWNSPSLSLGVTSPILGITGTGGAGKSSLVDELVRRFLIDFPEKTIGIISVDPSKRKTGGALLGDRIRMNAIDNPRVYMRSLATRQSNLALSKYVHEAVQVLKAAAFDLIILETSGIGQSDTEIIEHSDTSLYVMTPEFGAATQLEKIDMLDFADLVAINKFDKRGALDALRDVKKQYMRNHNLWETPMDDLPIFGTIASQFNDPGMNALYKAIMDKLVEKTNADLKSQMKITKEMSEKIFVIPPSRVRYLSEIAENNRTYDHKVTDQVVVAQKLYGIYQTILSVIASETKQSLLIKTGLDEDEILRQAQNDKEFIKLLLAQFDKVKLNLDPLNWELILNWSEKVQRYKNPLYTFKVRDKEINIETHSKSLSQSAIPKVALPKYQAWGDILRWNLQENVPGEFPFTAGLYPFKRTGEDPTRMFAGEGGPERTNRRFHYVSLGMDAKRLSTAFDSVTLYGNDPGHRPDIYGKIGNAGVSICCLDDAKKLYSGFDLSHPMTSVSMTINGPAPMLLGFFMNAAIDQNCEKYIKEHQLEHLVDAKLKEIYDDNDLERPTYQGDLPEGNNGLGLLLLGVTGDLVLPKDVYETIKKETLAQVRGTVQADILKEDQAQNTCIFSTEFALRLMGDVQEYFIEKQVRNFYSVSISGYHIAEAGANPITQLAFTLANGFTYVEYYLSRGMDINKFGPNLSFFFSNGIDPEYAVIGRVARKIWAKALKYKYGANERAQMLKYHIQTSGRSLHAQEIDFNDIRTTLQALYAIYDNCNSLHTNAYDEAITTPTEESVRRAMAIQLIINKELGLAKNENPIQGAFIIEELTDLVEEAVLQEFDKITERGGVLGAMETMYQRSKIQEESLYYETLKHNGEFPIIGVNTFLSSKGSPTVLPAEVIRATETEKQYQIKTKKNLNKAFEKTAQKQLTSMQEAAIQNENLFEKLMEITKICSLGQITDALFEVGGQYRRNM
- a CDS encoding Ig-like domain-containing protein, encoding MKKLKIVVLFSVLAFSACIEEDIIDDSVAEEVRIISSFTTLKVGEIATLEASFFNNVGELENNTFIWSSSNPSVLSIDATTSSVIANSEGTAIITAKATGKMGDLTDSQTIEVVANNSIIIDNPKKGTFSKTTSYKAAGDFEITKTSTGIKIELASNYVADTSLPGFALFLTNNPNSLASALQIDAYDDADGAHYTGAFTYNISNVGLNDYKYLVQWCRPFAILTGKAQIIDK
- a CDS encoding dienelactone hydrolase family protein; translated protein: MKQLTKEDISQEVFDLYDDYAHNKITRKEFLEKLSLFAVGAITLPALLSFISPNYIENLLIKTDDPRLNSGYISYDSPKGGGTIKGLLSMSKDAKNKLPGIIVVHENRGLNPYIEDVCRRAAIENFISLAPDALSPLGGYPGNDDDGRAMQSKRNQQEMLEDFIAAFEYLKKHPNCNGKIGVVGFCFGGWISNMMAVKIPDLKAAVPYYGRQASDEDAKKIKTPLLLHYADLDKRVNAGWPAFEKVLKENNSVYEAHFYPNVNHGFHNNSTPRFDKAAADLSWERTIAFFKKYLV
- a CDS encoding HU family DNA-binding protein — protein: MKAVLQFLVHFTIIHYIINISIIHMALQYRVTKRTNSIQNKKEQFIMQAIHTGIVDADTMSRAISNECTLHEADIKAVLVALGKKLDFYLSDGKVVDLEFIGKFKIGFQCKAVDEAETLSPTKHIKKFHINYQPSKKLKQALRVGYKVRKEKAS
- a CDS encoding amidohydrolase family protein codes for the protein MKIQQFFLIILFLSITNVFSQENYVGDGPFNQLIIRGVTLINGDGAPPVGPVDIVVENNKIVAIEVVGFPGVAINQNNRPKLKNGGKELDGTGMYLLPGFVDMHGHIGGNAQGASPEYVFKLWMAHGITTIRQPSGRSVAEVNDLKLKSEKNEIVAPRIFGYTGFGQGAKSPISTKEQAIAWVRENAKKGADGIKFFGAEPEIMKAALEENKKLGLGSACHHAQLSVARWNVLHSARAGLTSMEHWYGLPEALFEDKTVQNYPLDYNYQNEQHRFEEAGKLWEQAAKPYSKHWYSVMNELISLDFTIVPTFNIYEASRDLHKARRAEWHEDYTLPSLWKFYEPSKVSHGSYWHDWGTEQEVAWKKNYQLWMTFINEYKNKGGRVTTGSDSGFIYQLYGFAYIRELELLREAGFHPLEIIRSATLNGAEALGWADKIGSVQIGKLADFVIVEENPLQNLKVLYGTGAVRLTADNQVVRVGGVKYTIKDGVIYDAKKLLADVKKMVDAEKTKLNWKLKQPGFQD